In the genome of Polaribacter sp. MED152, one region contains:
- a CDS encoding DUF349 domain-containing protein, with amino-acid sequence MLDNQEKVVQDENVVNSEESKTESNSESNVTPVESANEEATPNQADEKEIPVENYSDKSLEELLVSFKTVLNNNPVQSVKTAVENIKSEFNKKFGALLAQKKAKFLEEGGNSIDFKFSSPLKSEYNELLFDYKKRRDAYYKEIDTQLNQNLDKRNDVIDSLKSLIENADSTTMYKEFKAIQDKWRAIGPVPKSHYNDTWKTYHHHVERFYDLLNLSNDLRDLDFKYNLEEKLKIIEKAKALANEEDVNYASKELQELHKSWKEDIGPVAKEMREEIWQKFSDATKKIHDRRHEYFKEMRSKFQEIVEKKHEVIKKLNAYDTSSNKTHNDWQKSIKEVEKLRQEYFKAGKLPYNKSEEVWQKFKEATKKFNTAKNTFYKREKNEQQENLKKKMALIEIAESFKDSEDWQMATNAMKKIQADWKKIGHVPRKFSDDIWKKFKSACNHYFDRLNNQKNAVSKEQEKVITAKKAFLENLKETKKESKEEVLEAIDKWRDLGSLPKNSGNLKEKFNKQVDKMLENLSLDKEEVAMLKFTNLIDSYLADNDTRKLVSEQQFIRKKQDEINKEIQQLENNLGFFSNATDDNPLVKNVKNQVEKYRKDLAIWNLKMDYLRKLDF; translated from the coding sequence AATTCAGAAGAATCTAAAACAGAAAGTAATTCTGAGAGCAACGTTACTCCAGTAGAAAGTGCTAATGAAGAAGCAACCCCTAATCAAGCAGATGAAAAAGAAATTCCAGTAGAGAATTATTCAGATAAAAGCTTAGAGGAGTTATTGGTTAGCTTTAAAACAGTTTTGAATAACAATCCTGTTCAGTCAGTTAAAACAGCTGTAGAAAACATTAAAAGTGAATTCAACAAGAAATTTGGAGCCCTTTTAGCTCAGAAAAAAGCAAAATTTTTAGAAGAAGGAGGTAATTCAATCGATTTTAAATTTTCTAGTCCTTTAAAGTCAGAATATAATGAGCTGCTTTTTGATTATAAAAAACGTAGAGATGCTTATTATAAAGAAATTGATACTCAATTAAATCAGAATTTAGACAAAAGAAATGATGTAATTGATAGTTTAAAATCTTTGATTGAGAATGCAGATTCTACAACAATGTATAAAGAATTTAAAGCCATTCAAGATAAATGGAGAGCTATTGGACCTGTGCCAAAGTCGCATTATAATGATACTTGGAAAACTTATCATCATCATGTAGAACGCTTTTACGATCTTTTAAATCTAAGTAACGATTTAAGAGACCTAGACTTTAAATACAATTTAGAAGAGAAGTTAAAGATTATAGAAAAAGCCAAAGCTTTGGCGAATGAAGAGGATGTAAATTACGCTTCTAAAGAATTACAAGAATTACATAAGAGCTGGAAAGAAGATATTGGGCCTGTAGCTAAAGAAATGCGTGAAGAAATTTGGCAGAAATTTAGTGATGCTACTAAGAAAATTCATGATAGAAGACATGAATATTTTAAAGAAATGCGTTCTAAGTTCCAAGAAATTGTAGAAAAGAAGCATGAGGTAATAAAAAAGCTGAATGCTTATGACACGTCTTCTAATAAAACTCATAATGATTGGCAAAAAAGTATAAAGGAGGTAGAAAAATTAAGACAAGAGTACTTTAAAGCTGGTAAATTGCCTTATAATAAAAGTGAGGAAGTTTGGCAGAAATTTAAAGAAGCTACCAAAAAATTTAATACTGCAAAAAATACTTTTTATAAACGAGAAAAAAATGAGCAGCAAGAGAATTTAAAGAAAAAAATGGCATTAATAGAAATTGCAGAATCTTTTAAGGATAGTGAAGATTGGCAAATGGCTACAAATGCAATGAAAAAAATTCAAGCAGATTGGAAAAAAATTGGTCATGTTCCTCGAAAGTTTTCTGATGATATTTGGAAAAAATTTAAAAGTGCATGTAATCATTATTTTGATCGTTTAAATAACCAAAAGAATGCTGTTAGCAAAGAGCAAGAAAAAGTAATTACAGCAAAGAAAGCGTTTTTAGAAAATTTAAAGGAAACTAAAAAAGAATCTAAAGAAGAGGTTTTAGAAGCGATTGATAAATGGAGAGATTTAGGAAGCTTACCTAAAAATTCTGGCAACCTTAAAGAAAAGTTTAATAAGCAGGTAGATAAAATGCTCGAAAATTTATCATTAGATAAAGAAGAAGTAGCAATGTTGAAGTTTACTAATCTTATTGATTCTTATTTAGCAGATAATGATACAAGAAAACTGGTTTCAGAACAGCAATTTATTCGTAAAAAGCAGGATGAAATTAATAAAGAAATTCAACAATTAGAGAATAATTTAGGGTTTTTCTCTAATGCTACAGATGATAATCCTTTAGTTAAAAATGTAAAAAACCAAGTAGAGAAGTATAGGAAAGATTTAGCTATTTGGAACTTAAAGATGGACTATCTAAGAAAGTTAGATTTCTAA
- a CDS encoding zinc ribbon domain-containing protein — MAKKKEVSVEEKLRALYDLQLIDSRIDEIRNVRGELPLEVEDLEDEVAGLNTRISNLEKDVSSLETDINNKKLAIDESKSLMKKYEEQQQKVRNNREFDSLSKEIEFQDLEIQLADKRINEFKAKIAQKLEVIDATKEKLAKQEQHLGHKKSELDAILKETEKEESLLIEKSKEFGESLDKHLYSAYNRIRTKVKNGLAVVAIERGASGGSYFTIPPQVQLEIANRKKITIDEHSGRILVDAALAEEEKEKMDKLFS, encoded by the coding sequence ATGGCAAAGAAGAAAGAAGTTTCGGTTGAAGAAAAATTAAGAGCTTTATATGATTTACAATTAATAGACTCTAGAATTGACGAAATTAGAAACGTAAGAGGAGAATTACCTTTAGAAGTTGAAGATTTAGAAGATGAAGTTGCTGGTTTAAATACACGTATTTCTAATTTAGAAAAAGATGTTTCTAGCTTAGAAACAGATATTAACAATAAAAAGTTAGCCATTGATGAGTCTAAATCATTAATGAAAAAATACGAAGAGCAACAACAGAAAGTTAGAAATAACAGAGAGTTTGATTCTTTATCTAAAGAAATCGAATTTCAAGACTTAGAAATTCAATTAGCAGACAAAAGAATTAACGAGTTTAAAGCAAAAATTGCTCAGAAATTAGAAGTTATTGATGCTACTAAAGAAAAATTAGCAAAGCAAGAACAACATTTAGGACACAAAAAGTCTGAATTAGATGCAATTTTAAAGGAAACTGAAAAAGAAGAATCTCTTTTAATTGAAAAATCGAAAGAGTTTGGTGAGTCTTTAGACAAGCATTTATATTCTGCTTACAATAGAATTAGAACTAAAGTTAAAAATGGTTTAGCTGTAGTAGCCATAGAACGCGGTGCTTCTGGTGGTTCTTATTTTACAATTCCGCCTCAAGTTCAATTAGAAATTGCGAATAGAAAGAAGATTACAATTGACGAACACAGTGGACGTATCTTAGTAGATGCAGCATTAGCTGAAGAAGAAAAAGAAAAAATGGATAAGTTATTTTCTTAG
- a CDS encoding Nif3-like dinuclear metal center hexameric protein, with protein sequence MTIKDVTNHIEELAPLAYAESFDNVGLLLGNYNTEVTGVLVTLDTLEDTINEAIAKNCNLIVSFHPIIFGGLKKINGNSYVERVVLKAIKNDIAIYATHTALDNSKHGVSAKMCEVLGLQNTKVLIPKKGIIKQLNTYVPEEKANEVREALFKVNQNNIGNYDSCSFSNLGEGTFKGNENSNPTYGEKGKLHSEKETKISIVFQSKDEKTILNALKQNHPYEEVAYEIVSTENVHENIGMGMVGELKTEMDEQAFLNYLKKTMQTDCVRHSELLSKKIKTVAVLGGSGSFAIENAKSVGADAYVSADFKYHEFFRAEKKILLADIGHYESEQFTKNLLVDYLTKKFSNFAIILSEKSTNPIHYI encoded by the coding sequence ATGACTATTAAAGACGTTACAAATCACATAGAAGAATTAGCCCCATTAGCCTATGCTGAATCTTTTGATAATGTAGGATTATTACTAGGAAATTATAATACAGAAGTAACTGGAGTACTGGTAACTTTAGACACATTAGAAGATACAATAAATGAAGCCATTGCTAAAAACTGTAATCTAATTGTTAGTTTTCATCCTATTATTTTTGGAGGATTAAAGAAAATAAATGGCAATTCTTATGTAGAAAGAGTAGTTCTTAAAGCCATTAAAAATGACATTGCCATTTATGCTACTCATACAGCTTTAGATAATTCTAAACATGGAGTATCAGCTAAAATGTGTGAAGTTCTAGGTCTACAAAACACTAAGGTTCTAATACCTAAAAAAGGAATTATTAAGCAATTAAATACCTATGTACCAGAAGAAAAAGCTAATGAGGTTAGAGAAGCCCTTTTTAAGGTGAATCAAAATAATATTGGTAATTACGATAGTTGTTCCTTTAGTAATTTAGGAGAAGGTACTTTTAAGGGAAATGAAAACTCTAACCCCACTTATGGTGAAAAGGGCAAATTGCATTCTGAAAAAGAAACCAAAATATCTATTGTCTTTCAAAGTAAAGACGAAAAAACGATACTAAATGCTTTGAAACAAAATCATCCTTATGAAGAAGTAGCTTACGAAATTGTATCTACAGAAAATGTTCACGAAAACATTGGAATGGGTATGGTTGGCGAATTAAAAACTGAAATGGATGAACAAGCATTTTTGAATTACCTCAAAAAGACGATGCAAACAGATTGTGTTAGACACTCAGAATTACTTTCTAAAAAAATAAAAACAGTAGCTGTTTTAGGTGGCTCAGGAAGTTTTGCTATAGAGAATGCAAAGAGTGTTGGAGCAGATGCCTACGTAAGTGCAGATTTTAAATATCATGAGTTTTTTAGAGCCGAAAAGAAGATACTTTTGGCAGATATTGGGCATTATGAGAGTGAACAATTTACAAAAAACCTTTTGGTTGATTATCTTACAAAAAAATTTAGTAATTTTGCAATCATTTTATCAGAAAAAAGTACAAATCCTATACATTATATATAA